A window from Populus trichocarpa isolate Nisqually-1 chromosome 3, P.trichocarpa_v4.1, whole genome shotgun sequence encodes these proteins:
- the LOC7461372 gene encoding F-box/kelch-repeat protein At1g55270, with the protein MQKMEHHASSNGPRGFRVQAPLVDSVSCYCKVDSGLKTVAEARKFVPGSKLCIQPDINPNAHKSKTSRRERTRVQPPLLPGLPDDLAIACLIRVPRAEHRKLRLVCKRWYRLLAGNFFYSLRKSLGMAEEWVYVIKRDRDGKISWNAFDPVHQIWQPLPPVPREYSGALGFGCAVLSSCHLYLFGGKDPLRGSMRRVIFYSARTNKWHRAPDMLRKRHFFGSCVINNCLYVAGGECEGIQRTLRSAEVYDPNKNRWSFISDMSTAMVPFIGVVYDGKWFLKGLGSHREVMSEAYDPETSTWTPINDGMVAGWRNPSISLDGCLYALDCRDGCKLRVYDEASDTWNKFIDSKLHLGSSHALEAAALVPLNGKLCIVRNNMSVSLVDVSSPDKHVESNPHLWENIAGRGHLRTLVTNLWSSIAGRGGLKSHIVHCQVLQA; encoded by the coding sequence GTTGATTCTGTATCATGTTATTGCAAAGTAGATTCTGGTTTAAAAACAGTTGCCGAGGCAAGGAAGTTTGTCCCAGGATCAAAACTATGTATCCAGCCTGATATCAATCCTAATGCACACAAGAGCAAAACCTCACGCAGAGAGAGGACCCGTGTCCAGCCACCACTTCTGCCTGGTCTTCCTGATGATCTGGCCATTGCATGTCTGATTCGAGTTCCCCGAGCTGAACATCGAAAGCTCCGTCTAGTTTGTAAGAGATGGTACCGGCTCCTTGCTGgtaatttcttttattctcttagGAAAAGTCTTGGAATGGCAGAGGAATGGGTTTATGTCATCAAGAGAGACCGTGATGGAAAGATCTCATGGAATGCTTTTGATCCTGTCCATCAGATCTGGCAACCACTTCCACCAGTTCCTCGTGAATATTCTGGGGCCCTTGGTTTTGGTTGTGCTGTCTTAAGTAGTTGCCACCTATACTTGTTTGGAGGAAAGGATCCGCTCAGGGGGTCCATGAGACGAGTCATTTTCTACAGTGCCCGGACAAATAAATGGCACAGGGCACCGGATATGCTTCGTAAGCGTCATTTCTTTGGTTCTTGCGTCATAAATAACTGCCTATATGTGGCTGGTGGAGAGTGCGAAGGAATCCAAAGGACTCTTCGCTCAGCTGAGGTTTATGACCCTAACAAGAACCGGTGGAGCTTTATTTCAGATATGAGCACGGCTATGGTGCCTTTCATAGGGGTGGTTTATGatggaaagtggtttctaaAAGGCCTCGGGTCCCACCGTGAGGTGATGAGTGAAGCCTATGATCCAGAAACTAGTACCTGGACCCCAATCAATGATGGAATGGTTGCTGGCTGGCGCAATCCTAGTATCAGTTTAGATGGATGTCTCTATGCATTGGATTGCCGGGATGGCTGCAAGCTTAGGGTTTATGATGAAGCCTCAGATACATGGAACAAATTTATAGATAGTAAGCTCCATCTTGGGAGTTCTCATGCTTTGGAGGCTGCTGCTCTTGTACCTCTCAATGGGAAGCTTTGCATTGTGCGGAACAACATGAGTGTTAGCCTGGTTGATGTTTCAAGTCCTGACAAACATGTAGAGAGTAACCCTCACCTCTGGGAGAATATAGCCGGGAGAGGTCATCTCAGGACCCTTGTTACAAATTTATGGTCAAGTATAGCTGGTCGAGGTGGTTTGAAAAGTCACATTGTGCACTGTCAGGTGCTTCAAGCATGA